One Methylocystis iwaonis genomic window, ATGACGGCGGTGGTTTTCGCAAGGATTCCCAATCCGCCTCTCACGCGATTACTCCAGCGGCTCCGCAAGCTCCGCTTCCTCAGCGCTTTCATCCTCCTGCGCCACCGCGCGTCTGATCTGCTGCGCGGGTTTCGGCGACCAGGGCCGGTCTTCGTCGACGCCTCGCGCCGTCGTCCACGCGAGCGCGCCGCCTTCCAGAATGCGTAGCGAGACCGCGCCGGTTTCGGCGAGCTTGCGCCGGTCGATCACGATCGGCGCTTCGCAGCCTTCCGGCGCCCGCAGCGGCGTGACGATGATTGCGGCGCGGGCGCAGTCTTCGAGAAGCGCTGCGCGTGACGTCGCCAATGCGACGATCCTCCCGTCGGCGGCCTTGCCGATACAGCCATAGTCGTCGCAGGACGCCGCTTTCGCCTCGTCGACGGCGCGCGCGTCCGCGTCGGCGCGCAGCCATTGTTCCGCGGCGAAGGCGCCGGGCTTCTTGCCGAGCAGCGCGAGCTCGCCCGACGGCCGGCGCAGAGCGGCCGCCTCTCCGGTCGCGGGAATGGCGATGTCGAAGCGCTCGGCGTTGGTCGCGCCCATAAGGCCGATCAAAGCGAGCGGGATCGCCGTCGCCCGCCACATCCATGTTCGCCACAGAACCGCCGATAGAACGGCGAGCGCCAGAAAGACCATCGCCCAGGGCGCGAAGGCCTTCACATGCAGGCTCGCTCCAGGCGCGTTGGCGATGAGGCCGGCGAGCCAGATCACGAGATTGATCCCCATCTCGAGGTAGCGCCAGATGAAACCGTCGAGGCCGAAGGGATAGAGCGCCGCGCCGATCAAAGCGCAGGGCACGGCGAAGAACTCGATCGCCATCAGCGTCATCGGATTGCCGATGAGCACATAAGGGCTCAACTCGTGGAAATCATAGGCCATGAAGGAGGCGGTGGCGGAGGTCGCGCAAAGCGTTGCGACAAGCGCCGCGCCCGGCCCATGCAGCAGACGCTCGGCGATCGTCTCTCGCCCCGCGGCGAGGCGGCTGCGCAGGCCGACCCCAGCCGTGCGCGTGCTTCTCTCGGTGAGCTGCTCGCCGCGCCATTCGTAGATGGCGATGAGCGCCGCGACGGCGGCGAAGGAAAGCTGGAAGCTCGCGCCCATGATCGCCTCGGGCTCGACGGCCATGACGGCGAAGGCCGCGAGCGCGAGATTGCGCATGGAGAGCGAGGGGCGGTCGAACAACACCGCCCCGAGCATGATCAGCGTCATGACCAGCGCGCGTTCCGTGCCGACGCGCGACCCCGTGCCGATATCGTAGAGAATAGCGCCGATCATCGCGAGCGCCGCCGCCCATTTCTTGATCGGATAGTTGAGCGCGAGCGCCTGCGACATGGCCAGCAAGCGCCGCAGGCCGACGAAGAAAATGCCGGCGACAAGCGTCATCTGCATGCCGGAGATGGTGACGATGTGGAAAATGCCGGCCCGGCGGATGAGATCCTTCGCGCTTTCCGACAGAAAATCGCGCTTGCCGGTCACCATGGCGGCGGCGATGGCGCCCGCGTCGCCGCCAATCGTCTTGTAGACGCGCAGCGCCAAAGCGTTGCGGATGCGATCGACCGAGGCGAAAAAGCGCAACGACAGCGGCGCAGGATCGGGCGGCGGCATGGTTTCGATCCGCCCCAGCGCATTGCCCACGCCGCCCAGCCCCGCGAAAAAGGCGTCGCGGGAGAAGTCGTAGCCGCCGGGAAGCGCCGCGCGGGCCGGCGGCATCAGCCGGGCCTTCAAGGCGATGAAATCGCCCGCGGCGAAATTCGGCTCGCCGCGCATGGTGAGCCGCACGCGGGAGGGAGCCACGCCGCCCGGCAGACCTTCGGCGCTTGCAACCCGCAGCACGAAGCGCGCGCCGGCGCGGCGCGGGTCGATTTCTTCGACGAAGCCGGTGAGCTCGCCGACGCCCACGCGCGGCACGATCGGCGCGGCGACTCGCGCGGCGCGCCAGGCGCCGGAGGTAAAGCCCGCGGCCACCAATGCGAGCGCGAGAAAGAGCGCATATGCGCGGGCGTGGCGGCGCGTGGCGAAGGCGAGCGCGCCAAAACCCGTCAGCGCGCCGAGGCATAAAAAGAGAGACGGTTCACGCTCGGCGGCGAAATAAAGGACGACGCCCGCGCCGGTCGCGACGGCGCGCCACAGGAAAGGGCGCCGCAGCTCGGTTTCCTGCGCATAGGCGTCGCGCAGGGCGCTCGCGAGCCTTCGCGCGTGCGGCGCGAGCCGGAGGGCGAGGGCGCCCTCGCGCTCGTCTCTCTCGGCCGCGCGCGTCGCCTCGCTCACGCCAACGCCCTGGGTTCGGATGACTCAGGATAAGGTTAATGCGGATTCTGCCGGCGCGCCACGCCCTGGTTATAGGAAGAACCGTGTCGGTTTGTCGGCAAAGCTCCGAGGCGGCCTCGTCCTTCGAGACGCGAGCTTTGCTCGCTCCTCAGGAAGAGGCCTAAATATTTGGCGCCGATGCAGAAGCCCCTCCTGCTGAGGAGCCTGCGCAGCAGGCGTCTCGAAGCGCGAGGGGCGCCAACGCCAGTTTATCGGCAGGCTAAAATGCGCTCACGCGCTCGCGCGGCCCTTGCGTCTTTTGCCGCCGCTCGGGCCGCGGCCATGGGTGGGAGAGGCGCCGCCTTCGACGCCCTGCGGCTCTTCCATATGGAGATAGCGCACGCCGAGGAAGAACAGGATTTGCGCGTCGCCCATAGGCGGCTCGCTGCTTTGGCGCGACCTTTTTTCGCGCTTCCGGAACTCGACGACGTCCCCCATATCACTCTCCGCAACCGCTGCAGAAAAGGTGAATCAAGCGTTACTGCGATTAGGGAGCCGCGACGGTTAATGTTCCGTCAACGTCGGGACGTTAATTTGAAAAGCAAAATCTGCGTAAGTGTTTGAGTAGTGGACGCGTCATGCAGTCAGACAAGAGTCGCGGGCGAATTGCCGACGCCTCGCTTTTGCGGGTGGTTGTCGATCAATTCGTTGAACGACCCGCGCATCCGATCGGCGACATAAAGCAATTCGAACAGCTCGCGCTCGGCCTCATCGATCTTCTCGACGCGGGGTCGGTCGCCCGCGTCGTGCGGCCGCTGTGCTTTTATGCGGAAACCCCGCGGACGATCTTCGCCCGCCTGTTCGAGAAAGGCGGCGCTTGCGCGGAGCTGGCTTTGGCCTTCGCGCCGAGCCTGCCGCGCGAGCATCTGCTTGCAACGGCGCGGCAGGGAGAGCCGGCGCTCGCGCGCGCGCTGGCGCAACGCACGGATCTCGATCGCGAGATCGTGGACGCGCTCGCCCAGCGCGGCGAGACGGAGACGCTGCGCGCGCTTGCCGCCAATTGGTCCGCGCATCTCGATACGGCGGCGCGGCGCGCGCTCTTGCTGGCGGCGCGAGACGACGTCACTTTGGCGCGCATCCTCCTTGATCGCGACGATCGCGCGATCGAGCCCGAGGCGCTTTTTCTGGCGGCGATGCGGCTCGAACGCACGGGGATCATTCTCAACGCCTGCCGGCGCGCGCTCTCGAGCGGACATATGGAGATACGCCACGCCGAGCCGGCTTTCGTCGCGCGTCTCGAAAGCGCCGCGCTGCGCCGGGATCGCGATGCGATGGCGGCGCTCCTCGCCGACGCTCTGGACTGCCGGAAAGAGCGCGCCCGCGCCGTAATTTCGGATAGTCAGGGGGAGGCGTTGGCCTTGGCGCTGGCGGCGCTGGGCGTGGACCCCGACGCCGCGACCCGTTTGTTTCTCTGCGCCGATCCGGCGATTGCCCACGATGTGGAGCGCGTGCGCGCGCTTGTCGCTTTGGTGCGCTCGACGCCCCAGCGCGCCGCCATGCAGCTCGTCGCCGCGATGACGGGGGCGGCCAAAGGTGAAAGAGACGCGCCGCGCCGCCTCAATGCGCGCGACGAGGGGGCGGCCGCATCCGCTTGGCGACGCGCCCTGCCGCGCGCGGAGACGGTGCGCAAATTCGATCAATCGGCGTAAGGCCGGGAGTGGGGCGGAAGGGCACGCGGCGCCCCCGGAGACGTTGCGGCCTTGAAAGGCCGCAATGCCGCTGCGCACGTCTCATACCATTTCCGTTTGAATAGCTCGCATTGGCGTTTGTCATTCCCGACGGGCCGAAGGCCCGATCGGGAATCCAGAGCCACAAGAGCCTAGTTTTGCTCTGGATTCCCGATCGCTCGCTGCGCGAGCGTCGGGAATGACAGCCGAACCGATCACGCGGAACCCATGTCAGCCGCAAAAAGCTGGCATACTCGGCGAGAGCGCAACCTTTTTAGGAAACCCGTCCCTTGCAATCCGCCCAGGCCAAACCCGCTGGCGTCCTCGCGCGCTGGCGCGCCATTCCGCTTTATCTGCGCATCATCGCCGGCGTCGCGCTCGGCCTCTTCGCGGGCGTCGCGCTCGGCGCGGACGCCGCGCCGCTCGCCATGCCCGCCAAGCTCGTTTTGCGCGTGCTCGGCGCGCTGGCGCCGCCGCTCATTCTGCTCGCCATCGTCCAGGCGCTCATGCGCGCCCATTTGGGCGGCGGCGAGGCCCGGCGGCTGGTCTCCCTGCTTTTGACCAATACGCTCGTCGCCATCGGCGTCGGCCTGCTTGTCGCCAATATCGTACAGCCCGGCGCCTGGACGACGGCCGGCCCGCCCCCGGCGCCCGCCGCCAAGGCCTCCGGCGCCGTCGATCCGCTCGCGCAGTTCTTCGACGCCGTGCCCAAGAGCATCGCCGGGCCCTTTTCCGACGACGGCGCGGTCATGGGCGTCATCTTCATCGCGCTGGCCTTCGGCGTCGCCTTGCGCGGCGTCAGGCATCATGAGGTGCGCACGGTCGAAGACCTCGTGCATGTCGCGCTCACGAGCCTCGTCGCGATCCTGCACTGGATCATCGACTTCGTGCCGCTCGCCGTCTTCGGCATCGTCGCGAGCATCGTCGGCGTGAAAGGTTTCCATGATTTCGTGGCGCTCGGCGGCTTCGTGCTCGCTGTCCTTATCGGGCTCGCGCTGCAGGCCGGCTATTACATGACGCGGGTGCGGCTTCAGAGCTGGGTGCGGCCGCTCGACCTCCTCCGTGGCGTGCGTGACGCGCTGGTGATGGCCTTTTCCACCGGCAGCTCGACCGCCACCATGCCGGTCACATATGAATGCCTGCGGCAGAATGTGGGGCTGCGCGAGCAATCGGCGAGCATGGGCGCGCTTGTCGGCTCGAATTTCAATAATGACGGCACGGCGCTTTATGAGGCCATGTCGGCGCTTTTCGTGGCGCAATTGCTCGGCATGCATCTGACGCTCGGCCAGCAGTTCACGGTCGTTCTGACCTCGGTCATCGCCTCAGTCGGCGCCGCCGGCATTCCGGAGGCCGGGCTCGTCACCATGACCATGGTGTTCAAGGCCGTGGCGCTGCCGACCGATTACATCGCCATGCTGCTGACAGTGGATTGGCTCCTCGACCGCTGCCGCACCGCGATCAATGTCATGGGCGACGTGACGGTGAGCTGCCTCTTGGACGGCAAGACACGCCACAGCGGCGGCGAGAACGAACTTCTAAATAAGGACACGCACTCATCACGGCCATGACGCAGCGTGAGGTCCGTCACGCCGCCAGCTCAACGAAGACGCGGCCGTCGCGGTCTTCGATCTCGATGAACCAAAGGTCGGGGTCGAACATGATCTCGCGCTTGAGGCGGGCCTCCGCCTCGGCCGGTTCGACCCAGTCGCCCTTGTGGACTTTGGAGAACAGCCGATCGACGCCCTCGGGCATCGCTTCGCTTTGCGGGGCGGGGCCGTAGACGGCGGCGCGGCCGTCGAGGCGATCGAGCTTGATGAAGACGGCGCCCGCTTCCGCGGCGCCGCGCCGCCGCAACATGGCGACCGCTCCCTCCACCTCGGCGCGGCGGATGAGGGCAGCTACAAAAATATCGGATCGCAGACGCATGCCGCTAACTTAGAGCGAAATGCGTCCGCGGTCTAAGCCTGTCTCTCTCAGTGCGGCGTTGCGGCGCGGCTGGCCAGCAGCTTGGCGACCTTGGCGGTAAGCTCGCCCTTGGGGGGCAGGCCATTGTCGCGCTCGAATTTTTCGATCGCGCGGCGGGTGCCGTCGCTCATCACGCCGTCAGCTTTCACCACATAGCCGAGCCGCTGTAGCGCGCGCTGCGCGAAGGCCACGCCCTCGCTCGGGGCCAGCGTCTGCGCCTCGGGCTTGGGCTGCGTCTGCGCCTCGGGCTTGGGCAGGGGCTGCGCCTGAGGCTTGCTCTGAGTCTGCGCCCGAGCAGGCTTGGAGGCTGTGGTCTTCGCCGTCTCCGGGCCGCCCAACACGGCCGCGATCTGGTCGTGAGAGACGGGCTCGCGCTTCTTTTCGATCTTGGCGGCCGGCGACGCCTCGGTTTTCAGGATCACGGCCTTCAGCGCCGCTGCGTCCGCCTTTGTGGGCTTGGCAGCGGGAAGCGCTGGCGCCGGCTCCGGCTTCGCCGCCAAATCCGTCTCGACGGCGGTTTCCATCTGAGCCGGGCGCGCGCGCGGAGTCGGCGCGTCGGACTCTTCGACATAGCGCGGCGCAAGCTTGCGCGAGGAGAAGAGCGGGGCGGGGTGATGGCCGTCCTGCAGGAAGAGGGCGTTCATCGGCACGCCCACAAACGCCAGCCCGCCGATGCCCAAAAGCAACATCACGCCCACGCGATGGGGCGCGAAAACGCGCGCGAGCACCGAACGCTTCTTCTTCGGCAAGCGAAACGGCTCGTCGTGGAACTCCGGTTCGGGAGCGGGGCCGCGCCGCCGGGGCGCGCGTTCCTCGGGGAATTCGTCGTATCTGGAGGCGCTGAGCGAGAGGTCACGCAATTTTCTTCACCGTTCCTTTTTCGTGGCCGGCGTCGGCGCCGTGCCGCGGAATGGTTTCGATCTTGGCGGAAGGGTTCGTGCTGCGCGCCGGCTCGCGGCAATCGAGCGGCAGGCGGATCGTGACGGCGGTGCCTTTCTTGGGCGCGCTTTCCACAGTGATGCCGCCGCCGTGAAGGCCGACGAGGCCGCGCACCACGGAAAGGCCGAGGCCGGTGCCTTCATAGGCGCGATCATGCGCGGCGCTGGCCTGGAAGAAGGGATCGCCGAGACGCGAGAGATCGCCCGGCGCAATGCCGATGCCCGTGTCGGCGACGGTCACGGCCAGGAGATTGCCCTCCGGGGCGACGCGCACGCAGACTTTCCCGCCCGCCGGGGTGAATTTCACGGCGTTCGAGAGAAGATTGAGAAGAATCTGCTTGCAAGCCCGCTTGTCGGCGACGAACTCGTCCATTTTGCCGCGATAGTCGCGATCGAGCGTCACGCCGCCCTGATCGGCTTTCAATTGCACCATGTCGCAGCATTGGTCGATGAGCGACGGGAGGTCGAAAGGCTCGGGGAAAATCTGCATCGAGCCCGATTCGATCTTCGACATGTCGAGGATCGTATTCACAACTTCGAGCAGGTGATTTCCGGAATTGGCGATGATCTGCGCATATTCGCGCTGCTTCGCCGGATCGTTCGGCGCGAGCTCCGCATTGGCGAGCATTTCGGAGAATCCGATGATGGCGTTGAGCGGCGTGCGCAGCTCGTGGCTGACATTGGCGAGGAAGCGCGTCTTGCCGGCGGTTGCGCGCTCGCTCTCGGCCCGCGCGGCGGCGATCGCGTCTTCCGCGCGCTTTTCGACCGTGACGTCCCGCAAAATGCAAACGACCGGCGGCGCGGCGTTCGCCTGGCCGAGCTTGGGAAAATCGCCTTCGACAGGCTGCGCGAGACCCATGCGCGCGTCGAAATAATTGAACACCGGCTCGACATATTTGCCCGACGCCGAGGGCGCGAGGCCCACCTGCACGCGCAGCAAGGCCGTCATCGTCGCGCGCCGTTCGAAGACGTCGGAGACGAGCTTCAGAAAGGCGGGCCGATCGGCGATATGCACGCGCTGGAAGAAACCGCGTCCCATGAGATCGCGGCGTTCGAGGTGATAGGCCTTATGGGCGTCGCCGACGATGTTCTCGACGGCGCCGCTTCGATCGAATTGCAGAACAATGTCGCCGATGGCGTCCGTCAGCAACCGCAGGTCGCGCGCGCTGATCGAATCGGCGCGCGCCCGCGCGCGTTCGGCGCGAATCGCGCAAGCCGCCACGAAGGCGATGTAGAGCATGAGCGGCGCAGCGACGACCGCGGAGTTGACGGCGCGTTCGAAATCGATCGGATTCGCAAAGCCCGCATAGCCGATGAGCGCAACGCCCGAAGCGACGACGATCGCTGTCGAGACGATGCGCGCGGTCATCGCGCTCTCGATCAGCGCGATGATCAGCAAAGTAACGCTGATGGCTTCATATCCCTGGGTCGACGCCGCGACGGCCGCCGCCATCGCGAGCCAGCCGAAGATCGAGAGAGTCTGCGCGAGACGCAGATTGCCTGTGCGCGCGAGAACGCCCACCGAAATCAACGGGATTTGCGCCAGAGCGAAGATGCCG contains:
- a CDS encoding DUF2336 domain-containing protein encodes the protein MQSDKSRGRIADASLLRVVVDQFVERPAHPIGDIKQFEQLALGLIDLLDAGSVARVVRPLCFYAETPRTIFARLFEKGGACAELALAFAPSLPREHLLATARQGEPALARALAQRTDLDREIVDALAQRGETETLRALAANWSAHLDTAARRALLLAARDDVTLARILLDRDDRAIEPEALFLAAMRLERTGIILNACRRALSSGHMEIRHAEPAFVARLESAALRRDRDAMAALLADALDCRKERARAVISDSQGEALALALAALGVDPDAATRLFLCADPAIAHDVERVRALVALVRSTPQRAAMQLVAAMTGAAKGERDAPRRLNARDEGAAASAWRRALPRAETVRKFDQSA
- a CDS encoding ComEC/Rec2 family competence protein; translated protein: MSEATRAAERDEREGALALRLAPHARRLASALRDAYAQETELRRPFLWRAVATGAGVVLYFAAEREPSLFLCLGALTGFGALAFATRRHARAYALFLALALVAAGFTSGAWRAARVAAPIVPRVGVGELTGFVEEIDPRRAGARFVLRVASAEGLPGGVAPSRVRLTMRGEPNFAAGDFIALKARLMPPARAALPGGYDFSRDAFFAGLGGVGNALGRIETMPPPDPAPLSLRFFASVDRIRNALALRVYKTIGGDAGAIAAAMVTGKRDFLSESAKDLIRRAGIFHIVTISGMQMTLVAGIFFVGLRRLLAMSQALALNYPIKKWAAALAMIGAILYDIGTGSRVGTERALVMTLIMLGAVLFDRPSLSMRNLALAAFAVMAVEPEAIMGASFQLSFAAVAALIAIYEWRGEQLTERSTRTAGVGLRSRLAAGRETIAERLLHGPGAALVATLCATSATASFMAYDFHELSPYVLIGNPMTLMAIEFFAVPCALIGAALYPFGLDGFIWRYLEMGINLVIWLAGLIANAPGASLHVKAFAPWAMVFLALAVLSAVLWRTWMWRATAIPLALIGLMGATNAERFDIAIPATGEAAALRRPSGELALLGKKPGAFAAEQWLRADADARAVDEAKAASCDDYGCIGKAADGRIVALATSRAALLEDCARAAIIVTPLRAPEGCEAPIVIDRRKLAETGAVSLRILEGGALAWTTARGVDEDRPWSPKPAQQIRRAVAQEDESAEEAELAEPLE
- a CDS encoding peptidoglycan-binding domain-containing protein, with the translated sequence MRDLSLSASRYDEFPEERAPRRRGPAPEPEFHDEPFRLPKKKRSVLARVFAPHRVGVMLLLGIGGLAFVGVPMNALFLQDGHHPAPLFSSRKLAPRYVEESDAPTPRARPAQMETAVETDLAAKPEPAPALPAAKPTKADAAALKAVILKTEASPAAKIEKKREPVSHDQIAAVLGGPETAKTTASKPARAQTQSKPQAQPLPKPEAQTQPKPEAQTLAPSEGVAFAQRALQRLGYVVKADGVMSDGTRRAIEKFERDNGLPPKGELTAKVAKLLASRAATPH
- a CDS encoding dicarboxylate/amino acid:cation symporter codes for the protein MQSAQAKPAGVLARWRAIPLYLRIIAGVALGLFAGVALGADAAPLAMPAKLVLRVLGALAPPLILLAIVQALMRAHLGGGEARRLVSLLLTNTLVAIGVGLLVANIVQPGAWTTAGPPPAPAAKASGAVDPLAQFFDAVPKSIAGPFSDDGAVMGVIFIALAFGVALRGVRHHEVRTVEDLVHVALTSLVAILHWIIDFVPLAVFGIVASIVGVKGFHDFVALGGFVLAVLIGLALQAGYYMTRVRLQSWVRPLDLLRGVRDALVMAFSTGSSTATMPVTYECLRQNVGLREQSASMGALVGSNFNNDGTALYEAMSALFVAQLLGMHLTLGQQFTVVLTSVIASVGAAGIPEAGLVTMTMVFKAVALPTDYIAMLLTVDWLLDRCRTAINVMGDVTVSCLLDGKTRHSGGENELLNKDTHSSRP
- a CDS encoding PAS domain-containing sensor histidine kinase, whose product is MSKIDSFERSVPWIDHLIHESVGERPIEMARQRCFIMPRLLIAACALLSAPIWLFLHEAPTTSEAGIFALAQIPLISVGVLARTGNLRLAQTLSIFGWLAMAAAVAASTQGYEAISVTLLIIALIESAMTARIVSTAIVVASGVALIGYAGFANPIDFERAVNSAVVAAPLMLYIAFVAACAIRAERARARADSISARDLRLLTDAIGDIVLQFDRSGAVENIVGDAHKAYHLERRDLMGRGFFQRVHIADRPAFLKLVSDVFERRATMTALLRVQVGLAPSASGKYVEPVFNYFDARMGLAQPVEGDFPKLGQANAAPPVVCILRDVTVEKRAEDAIAAARAESERATAGKTRFLANVSHELRTPLNAIIGFSEMLANAELAPNDPAKQREYAQIIANSGNHLLEVVNTILDMSKIESGSMQIFPEPFDLPSLIDQCCDMVQLKADQGGVTLDRDYRGKMDEFVADKRACKQILLNLLSNAVKFTPAGGKVCVRVAPEGNLLAVTVADTGIGIAPGDLSRLGDPFFQASAAHDRAYEGTGLGLSVVRGLVGLHGGGITVESAPKKGTAVTIRLPLDCREPARSTNPSAKIETIPRHGADAGHEKGTVKKIA
- a CDS encoding DUF1491 family protein — translated: MRLRSDIFVAALIRRAEVEGAVAMLRRRGAAEAGAVFIKLDRLDGRAAVYGPAPQSEAMPEGVDRLFSKVHKGDWVEPAEAEARLKREIMFDPDLWFIEIEDRDGRVFVELAA